GCTGCAATCTTACCATCACTGTTCTTAATAGTCTTTGCATAAAATGGCAAATCAACCATGTATAAAATCCCAGTAGCTATCCTAAATGCATGTAAATAGGTGTTGCATTTGATATATTTGCAGAAGATACCAGACCTGTAAGGTTCACCACCCCTCCAGGTCCAATGATAAACTGTGGTGTGGCTGCATGTATTGTCACAGTATCAGGACTCTCTGGATTTGTATTGATTTGGTTCTGCATTGCAATCTAGGAGTCAAAAGACAACAATACTATTCAGTCTgcaaacaaatattaaaaacaaacatattatacttcaataaaaatgttttggttttttttaaaatgacaggttCCTCCACAGGAGAAGGTAAATAAGACTAGATCAAAAAGTAAATCTACAGTCAGtcagcccccactcccaccctccccCAAAGTAATAATCTAGGAGCTATTCCACGTAGACTGGAAAGAACAAGGACCGATGAGGACTCAGACGAAATTATGTAAATTGTGGCCAAGAGGCTGCAACTTTAGACTTTCTTATTTGCTTCATAAAGGCAACATAATCTGAGTGAAGTGAAACAGCAGACTGCCACCAACACCTGTTTCCCTAGCATTTCAATAGTGAATACTCAATACCCTCACTTATTTTAGGCCAAAGCGGCCCACTTAACCATGAAGCTTATATAAAACTACATAATCTCAGCATCTGAAAAGGTGTGAAGCTACCATGCAAGCAACTGTACCAGTAAACCAAAAAGCCTGGCTGTGTGAATCTGCGCATTATAATGGAACCAATCCTCACTAGTATAGAAAGTTGGGCTGGTGCCTAGTCAACAAGAAGAGGGCATCTCCTCCCTCTCTGACCCTCACCAACTAATTTAGCCCGACATGGGAAGCTTATCTAACACTGAAGCCAGGACATATTGTCAGAGACGTTTGTAGCTTAAAGTTTAGCTGCCATACCCCATCTGCAAACTATCCCAGCTATTCTGTAAATCAGAATGAGCAAGTTAAAAAGCCTAAAAGCCCTTCCTTCTTCGATTGGCAGGGGCTAGAAGCATTCTTCAGCCAATTTTTACACAAACTAATATGTATTAGTATCATCTCACTTCTATGCTGTGGACCAGAGAGGAGAAAAACCTATGCTCATCACCATGCAACCTCCTACAACTACTAAATTAACAATTTAGACGGTCAGCTTCTTTCTGTAAATTATATCTGCATCATAAATCAAAAAGTTACCTGTAATATTTCTGCTACATCTTCATTCCCATTGTCTATTGCAATATCTAATGCAGTTTTGCAAAATTTACTTTGTGTGTGGACATCTGCTCCATATTTTATTAAGAGCTCAACCACTTCCTGGTGATTGTGTTCTGTAGCCCAGTGAAGAGCAGTCATCTTTAGCATGTCCTTTGCATTAACATCAGCACCATGCTGCAAACAAAAACATTACATAAATCAAATAAGCACAGGCTGTTTTAACTgcaaaatgctgcaaatgtaatGATGTCCAAGATGATGAAAATATTCTCTTTCACGTGCTTGCTGCAAGGAACTTCCTGCTGTCTTATAATTACTATTTCATTAAAAGTACTTTATAGTAATTACCACACACATTAACTCAAAGGATTAAGTAATTCCTAGGATCACATGTGTAGgttttagaatatttttatttatatagtacTGCATTATGAAGTCTTATTTTTGGATGCCAATAAACAATTTGCCTGAAAGCACACTGAttgtaacaaatatttaaaaataaaatacaaaactgaATGGGAAAAAGAATGTGCCACCTGTACCTCTAGTACAGATGTTAAAGTTTTAAAAAGctcttaaattatttaaaaagtctTTTTCAGCCAATTGAGGGATTAAAGAAAGTTACATCTATGCAGATTTATGATTAACTAGTCTTCTAGATTCAGGTTCAGTTTCAAATGGCAGATAacataaaaataagtttctaCCTTAAGTAAGACTTCTACTATGTTTGCATGGCCTTCAGATGCTGCCATATGCAACGGAGTTCTGTCCACTTTGGTTCTCGCATCCCGACTTACACCAGCTCGAAGTAATACTTCCGTTGTTGAATAGTGCCCATACTGTGCTGCTAGATGAAGTGGTGATGTTCCCAACTGTAATGTGGTACAAAAGTGGACTattaacaaaaaacacaaaaacaaaaacaaaacagcatgaAGTACTCACTTTCAACCCTCGTTTTGTCTCTTCTATCCTGGCGGTACAGAACTCAGGCATCAGTCAACCACTTCTAACTCTATTTCTCTTACTAATCCTATCTTTCCCCCTTTTAATTTCACggaaaggagcagcagcaggttgAAAGAACAAGATACAAAAAGAAGGAGTTCCAAGTTGAGATTTTCTGCTAACAAGTTCCCATCATCCAGAGAAAAGACCACTGTCTATGGCTTGCCTCTTCAAGGTCACATACACTTCTACTCCAAAATAATGCGATCTGATATAacaagaatttggatataacacggcaAAGcactgctccggggggggggggcgctgcatGCCCTGgcagatcaaaacaagttcaatataacatggtttcacctataacacggtaaggtTTTGGGcccccaaggacagtgttatatcggggtagaggtgtaaatgtTCCAGCTCTACCAACTTCCAGCTTTGGTGTTTGTCATTGACATTTCCGCTGATCATCAGCAATTAGAATAAAGGTATTAATTGGGTCCTCTTCCTAAACTAACACATGGTCACGTAATCAGGATGAGTTTTCTTTCTGAATGATGTACATACTTTATTATATTTTCCAAAGTCTACCTGGACTGCCGTTAAAAGATAACTCATTCAGAGTTCACAATCATCAATTACTTCAGAGTGCCCAAAATAGTCCTGGGTACCTAATTCCTAGGTCAGACAATACAATTAACTAGAAAGTTTCAATTTGGAATgctatagtccaatgtccaaccTCAGAATCAATACGGGAATATATATAAACCTCAATGTAGGTTTATGTGATTGTATAGATTTCTGATAATTTAGTTACACTATTTTCCAGGGAAGATatcacaaacaaaaataatgtaaaaacatttcaaacaaatgaaaaaaatgtattaCCCAGTCTGTGGTAAAAGGTGCTCCATTTGCCATCAAAATGCGAACTTCATCATCTTGACCTGCTCGTGCTGCTTCTAAAAGCTTCTTTCCCAAATCTACCAAGGACATCTTGTGAAATAACGTAGGAGGAAAATGATGAAAAGTTTAACAGTAAATTGACACTACTTCTTACGCATACAAATGCTaccagagtttttttttaaaaaccaatcatttttcttttctataatttttttgggggggggcgcaagacttttaaaaattagatgATGTTTTAGGCATTATAACAAGTTTCCTCACCTGCTTAATACACAGCCAACCCTTTCATGCAACCTTTTTTGGACATTCAAATAGAGTTGAAGTTGGGTGAAGAGTTTAATACTTAATATTCCTTCTTGCATTATTGTCCACAGCTGtggaaggtttttctttttttaagagttACTCCAGCCTCAAATTAGACTGAACTAAATAACAGACTCTAAATAAACAATGATTTATACTCCATTACTTGGTATTGATTGCAACCTAGCGCAGCAACATTGGTACCAAGGAATCAAACAGTACCAAAGATTTCTGGCTACTTATGTCCCCATTCATATTTCCCACTGGCATTGCATACATTCAGAAAAGATATTTACTTTGATTAATTAAGGAGCTTCCATGCTAAAAATACACTATGATATAGACAGGAAGCACAATGCTTTTGATAACTTTTCTACAGAATTTCCTCTAGTGGACTATTACTGTATGGTGACACTAATATGTCAAAAAAAGTTGATTTGCATTGCCAAAAAAGGGAAGACAAGGAATTTGGGGGCAGTTGTGGCTTCACCTTGTAAATACACAAAAGCCGGATCAATTGTCAAaattca
This sequence is a window from Gopherus evgoodei ecotype Sinaloan lineage chromosome 10, rGopEvg1_v1.p, whole genome shotgun sequence. Protein-coding genes within it:
- the GABPB1 gene encoding GA-binding protein subunit beta-1 isoform X3 is translated as MMSLVDLGKKLLEAARAGQDDEVRILMANGAPFTTDWLGTSPLHLAAQYGHYSTTEVLLRAGVSRDARTKVDRTPLHMAASEGHANIVEVLLKHGADVNAKDMLKMTALHWATEHNHQEVVELLIKYGADVHTQSKFCKTALDIAIDNGNEDVAEILQIAMQNQINTNPESPDTVTIHAATPQFIIGPGGVVNLTDETGVSAVQFGNSSTSVLATLAALAEASAPLSNSSETPVVATEEVVTAESVDGAIQQVVSSGGQQVITIVTDGIQLSNLHSIPTSGIGQPIIVTMPDGQQVLTVPATDIAEETVISEEPPIKRQCIEIVENRVESAEIEERETLQKQLDEANREAQKYRQQLLKKEQEAEAYRQKLEAMTRLQTNKEAV
- the GABPB1 gene encoding GA-binding protein subunit beta-1 isoform X4 — its product is MSLVDLGKKLLEAARAGQDDEVRILMANGAPFTTDWLGTSPLHLAAQYGHYSTTEVLLRAGVSRDARTKVDRTPLHMAASEGHANIVEVLLKHGADVNAKDMLKMTALHWATEHNHQEVVELLIKYGADVHTQSKFCKTALDIAIDNGNEDVAEILQIAMQNQINTNPESPDTVTIHAATPQFIIGPGGVVNLTDETGVSAVQFGNSSTSVLATLAALAEASAPLSNSSETPVVATEEVVTAESVDGAIQQVVSSGGQQVITIVTDGIQLSNLHSIPTSGIGQPIIVTMPDGQQVLTVPATDIAEETVISEEPPIKRQCIEIVENRVESAEIEERETLQKQLDEANREAQKYRQQLLKKEQEAEAYRQKLEAMTRLQTNKEAV